One Thalassoglobus sp. JC818 genomic region harbors:
- a CDS encoding aldose 1-epimerase, producing the protein MTNAITIHDQQSGARASIAPHLGFNCFQFQVDLNGETIQVIDSPEDVLTNPPRPSSFGIPVLFPFPNRVRAGQFQWEGKDYHVPLSPGHPNAIHGFCYDRPWRVVEQSEDSVTGQFQLSIDDPQRAACWPADFILSVRYRVAENRLETQFRIENPSQTALPWGLGTHAYFRLPLSSNSQPEDCTFGVDVHEEWELEESLPTGRRLPLESSADRPRAVTFGTRSFDNVYTGWETDGETVRTSVVDEKGGLEINQVCDGRVFREAVIFTPKDRNAVCLEPYSCVTDAMNLNGQDLNTGLQILDPGEQFQTWLAIQVSPVYA; encoded by the coding sequence ATGACGAACGCAATCACGATCCATGATCAGCAAAGCGGCGCCCGTGCCAGTATTGCTCCTCACCTTGGATTCAACTGCTTCCAGTTTCAGGTCGATCTCAACGGAGAGACAATTCAGGTCATCGACTCTCCCGAGGATGTTCTTACCAATCCGCCGAGACCAAGTTCGTTCGGAATTCCAGTTCTCTTCCCGTTTCCTAACCGGGTTCGTGCTGGGCAGTTTCAATGGGAAGGCAAGGACTACCACGTTCCGCTTTCTCCGGGACATCCAAATGCGATTCACGGGTTTTGCTACGACCGTCCCTGGCGTGTTGTCGAACAGTCGGAAGACTCAGTCACCGGGCAGTTCCAACTTTCCATCGATGATCCTCAACGGGCTGCGTGCTGGCCGGCCGACTTCATTTTGAGTGTGCGGTATCGAGTCGCGGAGAATCGGCTCGAGACTCAATTCCGAATTGAGAATCCCTCACAGACAGCACTCCCTTGGGGACTGGGAACACACGCCTATTTCCGGCTCCCGCTGTCGTCGAACAGCCAACCCGAAGACTGCACGTTCGGTGTCGATGTTCATGAAGAGTGGGAACTCGAAGAGAGCCTGCCGACCGGACGTCGCCTGCCACTGGAATCCAGTGCCGATCGGCCGCGAGCTGTCACCTTTGGAACGCGATCTTTCGACAACGTTTACACCGGATGGGAAACTGACGGAGAAACAGTTCGCACATCTGTCGTTGACGAAAAGGGTGGACTCGAAATCAATCAGGTGTGCGACGGACGAGTCTTCCGCGAAGCAGTGATCTTCACCCCAAAGGATCGCAACGCCGTCTGTCTGGAGCCATATTCATGCGTAACGGATGCCATGAATCTGAATGGCCAGGACCTCAACACCGGCCTGCAAATTCTCGATCCGGGAGAGCAATTCCAGACATGGCTTGCGATTCAGGTCAGCCCGGTTTACGCCTGA
- a CDS encoding HEAT repeat domain-containing protein, which produces MKKLLLQSCTPFRRNGRRSAKAERVHGSHSMTGFLFILFLGGVFSLFAEQVSADVIRLKSGGEVRGLLSEGQADEAEPISIRSLSGAQILIDRDDIDFVERRSAVLEEYETRVRELDGSVEAHWQLAEWSRSHLLNEKREEQLLSIVSIDPEHAEARRILGHQKHRGQWMTEDEIMSDRGYVKYQNKWMTPQELALIKTDVKQREAEIQWYPKIRVWLSWLTGSDPQRQRKSLELFAEITDPDSIPALRKMMEPDENTNVRLLYVDVLGQIAGSSAIPALVDRYLFDDYEPVRRAAMDVIFNSKSDAAVSLLITALGHQSNLIVRRAARGLETIGDTSAVPALIDALVTTHRVTYSKTEVAGNGFSMSGGQVSFSNGNPYSTWSPELYAAAITGQVNVEPSPYLPRTTRTFAVSVPVKNADVLAALETLTGRNLGFNERDWYVWWSVHKS; this is translated from the coding sequence ATGAAAAAACTCCTTCTGCAAAGCTGCACTCCGTTCCGAAGAAATGGCCGTCGATCAGCCAAAGCGGAACGCGTGCATGGCTCTCATTCGATGACAGGGTTTCTCTTCATCCTGTTTCTGGGTGGCGTATTCTCTCTGTTCGCCGAGCAAGTTTCCGCTGACGTGATTCGACTGAAGTCTGGCGGCGAAGTTCGAGGCCTGCTGAGTGAAGGACAAGCGGACGAGGCAGAACCCATTTCGATTCGCTCGCTGAGCGGCGCACAGATTCTCATCGATCGTGACGACATCGATTTCGTCGAACGGCGTTCGGCTGTCCTCGAAGAATACGAAACTCGAGTTCGTGAACTCGATGGTTCCGTCGAAGCACACTGGCAGCTTGCCGAGTGGAGTCGAAGCCATTTGCTGAATGAAAAGCGAGAGGAACAACTGCTGTCGATCGTCAGCATTGATCCCGAACATGCGGAAGCCCGGCGAATTCTCGGCCATCAAAAGCATCGTGGTCAGTGGATGACTGAAGATGAGATCATGTCTGATCGCGGGTATGTGAAGTACCAGAACAAATGGATGACGCCTCAGGAACTCGCGTTGATCAAAACGGATGTCAAACAGCGAGAAGCTGAGATTCAGTGGTATCCGAAAATCCGTGTCTGGCTCAGCTGGCTCACCGGGTCTGATCCGCAGCGTCAGCGTAAGAGCCTTGAGTTGTTTGCTGAGATTACAGATCCCGATTCGATTCCCGCTCTGCGAAAGATGATGGAGCCCGACGAGAACACAAACGTCCGCTTGCTGTACGTTGACGTTCTCGGACAGATCGCTGGCTCGTCAGCGATCCCTGCTCTTGTCGATCGATACCTGTTTGATGATTACGAACCAGTCCGTCGAGCTGCGATGGATGTGATCTTCAACTCAAAGTCAGACGCAGCAGTTTCGCTTCTGATTACCGCCCTCGGTCATCAATCCAATCTGATCGTTCGACGGGCTGCGAGAGGGCTCGAGACGATCGGCGATACGTCCGCTGTTCCAGCGTTGATTGACGCTCTCGTCACGACCCATCGTGTGACCTATTCGAAAACAGAAGTCGCAGGCAATGGATTCTCCATGTCTGGCGGACAGGTCTCGTTCTCAAACGGCAATCCCTACTCAACATGGTCGCCGGAACTTTATGCAGCTGCGATTACGGGACAGGTCAACGTTGAGCCGAGTCCGTATCTTCCTCGGACGACTCGAACGTTTGCAGTCAGCGTTCCAGTGAAGAATGCCGACGTCCTCGCTGCCCTGGAAACTCTGACCGGGCGTAACCTCGGTTTCAACGAACGCGACTGGTACGTCTGGTGGTCCGTTCACAAGAGCTAA
- a CDS encoding uroporphyrinogen-III synthase has protein sequence MSSKVRVCAFESRRAPEMRRLIERFNGIPTLAPSMQEVPLESNSEPLLYVEKLLAGEVDISVFMTGVGTQALYDAVASRISTDELTEEIRKTLIAVRGPKPAAVLSKLRLQPAVRAPEPNTWHDLAEEMSRQGIELSGKTVAVQEYGVANTEFHEWLTSQGAEVISVSIYRWTLPDDTSPLQESVRKLINNEFDLLMWTSAQQINHVIQVAQEMNLEEDWFAAAKKVPHASIGPTASERLRQFDLSPCMEPSHPKMAHLVREAIEWVQNQNVESPAEST, from the coding sequence ATGTCGTCGAAAGTCAGAGTTTGTGCATTTGAAAGCCGCCGCGCTCCCGAGATGCGTCGCTTGATCGAAAGATTCAACGGCATCCCGACACTGGCTCCTTCGATGCAGGAAGTCCCGCTCGAATCGAATTCTGAACCACTCTTATATGTCGAGAAGCTGCTCGCTGGTGAAGTCGATATCTCAGTCTTCATGACCGGAGTGGGGACTCAGGCCCTCTACGACGCTGTGGCGAGTCGAATTTCTACAGATGAATTGACGGAAGAAATCCGCAAGACGTTGATCGCTGTGCGGGGACCGAAACCAGCCGCTGTGTTGTCTAAACTGCGACTTCAACCAGCTGTGCGGGCACCTGAGCCGAATACCTGGCACGATCTTGCAGAAGAAATGTCTCGCCAGGGTATTGAGTTGTCTGGGAAAACGGTTGCTGTGCAGGAATATGGAGTCGCAAACACCGAGTTTCATGAGTGGCTGACTTCGCAAGGTGCCGAAGTCATTTCCGTTTCGATTTATCGTTGGACTCTGCCCGACGATACGAGTCCTCTGCAGGAATCGGTGCGAAAGCTCATTAACAACGAATTCGACCTACTGATGTGGACCAGTGCACAGCAGATCAATCACGTCATTCAGGTCGCCCAGGAAATGAATCTCGAAGAGGATTGGTTCGCTGCTGCGAAAAAAGTTCCGCACGCGAGTATTGGCCCGACAGCTTCTGAACGGCTGCGGCAGTTTGATCTTTCTCCCTGCATGGAGCCCTCGCATCCCAAAATGGCCCATCTGGTTCGAGAAGCGATTGAGTGGGTTCAGAACCAGAATGTCGAAAGTCCGGCAGAATCGACCTGA
- the larE gene encoding ATP-dependent sacrificial sulfur transferase LarE, producing MSGSQEVEASIDQMKESLFGQIMQYGPTVIAFSGGVDSAVVARAVYEVWGAQSLAATASSASLASGELEEAEQIAALIGIRHEVVGTEEFLVEGYQQNLGDRCFYCKSELYTVLRSRFPEAEYPTICNGANLDDLGDHRPGMRAASDHQIRSPLIEAGLNKNDVRTLARHWDLPIWDKPAMPCLSSRIAHGLQVTPERVKRVDQAEAYLKSALNVKNLRVRHEANELARIEVSIDLLPRFLDETFRTRLTEEFRRIGFLFVTLDLEGFRSGSMNQTLELVEIQLEKD from the coding sequence GTGAGTGGTTCGCAAGAAGTCGAAGCTTCGATCGACCAGATGAAGGAGTCTTTGTTTGGCCAGATCATGCAATATGGACCGACGGTAATTGCGTTTTCTGGAGGTGTCGACAGTGCAGTCGTGGCACGCGCCGTTTACGAAGTCTGGGGAGCACAATCTCTGGCAGCGACCGCATCGAGTGCGTCTCTCGCATCCGGTGAACTTGAAGAGGCGGAGCAAATCGCAGCGTTGATAGGGATTCGACACGAAGTTGTCGGCACAGAAGAGTTTCTCGTTGAGGGATATCAACAGAATCTCGGCGACCGCTGCTTCTACTGTAAGTCCGAGTTGTACACCGTCCTTCGATCAAGATTCCCCGAAGCTGAGTATCCGACGATTTGCAACGGAGCCAACCTCGACGACCTCGGTGACCATCGTCCGGGAATGCGGGCAGCTTCAGACCATCAGATTCGCAGCCCGCTCATTGAAGCTGGGCTGAACAAGAACGACGTGCGGACACTCGCCCGTCATTGGGATCTTCCCATCTGGGACAAACCTGCGATGCCCTGCTTATCGAGTCGCATCGCCCACGGGCTGCAAGTCACTCCCGAGCGAGTAAAGCGAGTCGATCAGGCGGAGGCATATCTGAAGTCCGCTCTGAACGTGAAGAACCTGCGTGTCCGACATGAAGCCAACGAACTTGCCCGCATCGAAGTGTCGATTGACCTGCTTCCCCGATTTCTCGACGAAACCTTCCGGACTCGCCTTACTGAAGAATTCCGCCGGATTGGATTTCTGTTCGTGACGTTGGATCTGGAAGGTTTTCGATCCGGGAGTATGAATCAAACGCTGGAACTTGTCGAAATCCAGTTGGAAAAAGATTGA
- a CDS encoding efflux RND transporter periplasmic adaptor subunit: MPEVQTHPQPVTTSSKGSPAPKSGKPNHMWRRAIISVVCGALVIFFAMNVFMALARLKSAPPREDPPPVVLKVETFETERTPVRRFLPGFGTVQPDTQVTISAEVSGRITEKSHLEVGVEVKGPTVETLPDGRSHRTQGDVLVQIDNQVYQERVAQTEAQLRVSHARVNRLVQEKQLSEELLALQERQLALIRGELERARELLSRGAGSQATVDQEELDFARQNETVKRLRNTIDLISPQIEELSAQSSAQESELSLARQDLEKATVRAGISGIISEVHVEQGQYVRAGDPIVELTSTDRVEVPIGLPLEDAIVLGKMLSQGQRAEARLATRETDLLNPARPSWSGYISRINPQADEKTRTVQVFVEVDNREQATPLKPGVFVYARIDGGNLDTEQGLLIPREAINGETVFVVNSERSTSDDTPLTVSPRKIRILQKLQSFALVDGEISPGDQIVTSNLDILSAGSLLEVRQVRTLQDETARLRIPYLEFPNSQAAAAEESGQN; the protein is encoded by the coding sequence ATGCCCGAAGTGCAAACGCATCCACAACCAGTCACCACCAGTTCGAAGGGAAGTCCTGCCCCGAAAAGTGGCAAGCCGAACCACATGTGGCGGCGAGCGATTATTTCCGTCGTCTGCGGAGCACTGGTGATTTTCTTTGCGATGAACGTCTTCATGGCGTTGGCACGACTGAAGTCGGCTCCTCCGCGCGAAGATCCTCCTCCGGTTGTCCTCAAGGTCGAAACATTCGAAACGGAACGGACTCCCGTCCGGCGATTCCTTCCGGGATTCGGAACCGTCCAGCCCGACACACAAGTAACCATCTCAGCTGAGGTCAGCGGACGAATCACCGAAAAGAGCCATCTGGAAGTTGGAGTCGAGGTCAAAGGACCGACGGTGGAAACCCTACCTGATGGCCGTTCCCATCGAACGCAAGGAGATGTCCTCGTTCAAATCGACAACCAGGTCTATCAGGAGCGTGTCGCTCAGACGGAAGCTCAACTCCGCGTCTCACACGCCCGCGTGAATCGTCTCGTTCAAGAGAAACAACTCAGCGAAGAGCTTCTTGCTTTGCAGGAAAGGCAACTCGCTCTGATTCGGGGAGAGTTAGAGAGGGCGAGAGAGTTGCTCTCGCGCGGTGCTGGAAGCCAGGCAACCGTCGATCAGGAAGAACTCGACTTCGCTCGCCAGAACGAGACAGTGAAACGACTGAGAAACACGATCGATTTGATTTCTCCTCAAATCGAAGAACTGTCCGCACAAAGCTCAGCTCAAGAGAGCGAACTCAGCCTGGCCCGACAGGACCTTGAGAAAGCGACTGTCCGGGCTGGGATCTCCGGAATCATCAGTGAAGTTCACGTTGAACAAGGTCAATACGTCCGAGCAGGCGATCCGATCGTCGAACTGACTTCAACCGACCGCGTTGAAGTTCCGATTGGACTTCCACTCGAAGACGCCATTGTCCTTGGCAAAATGTTGAGTCAGGGACAACGAGCAGAGGCTCGACTCGCGACGCGTGAAACGGATCTGCTGAACCCAGCCAGACCTTCGTGGTCCGGATACATCAGCCGCATCAATCCGCAAGCTGATGAGAAAACCCGGACAGTGCAGGTCTTTGTCGAAGTCGACAACAGAGAGCAAGCGACTCCTCTCAAGCCGGGAGTATTCGTTTACGCCCGCATCGATGGCGGAAATCTCGACACCGAACAGGGACTCCTGATTCCGAGGGAAGCGATCAACGGAGAGACTGTCTTCGTCGTCAATAGCGAACGATCAACTTCCGACGACACTCCACTGACTGTCAGCCCTCGAAAGATTCGCATCCTGCAAAAGCTGCAGTCGTTCGCTCTGGTCGACGGCGAAATATCTCCCGGTGACCAGATTGTCACGTCCAATCTCGACATTCTGTCAGCTGGATCTCTTCTCGAAGTGCGACAAGTTCGAACGCTTCAGGACGAGACCGCCCGGCTTCGCATTCCGTACCTAGAGTTTCCCAATTCGCAAGCAGCCGCAGCAGAGGAAAGCGGACAGAACTAG
- a CDS encoding sigma-54-dependent Fis family transcriptional regulator produces the protein MEESVWLKWRDLPWLQRSNSHASLIRACERILQLESLPEIVTDIAAEFGVPRCSILERREGWETIAARGEPIDLLPGPLLNDVVDQNAAVWSRPSGEDAHMYVATGSLQQHVLAFSGVRLDPSQLTDGLAIARVVGSRINDLAKFDKAQQTVQRLRATNALAHTFAGETDTQHLLERIAEEASRLLGADRASIFIWDRNQRMLIACPALGVEGGKLFLPDNKGIIGETIESQSPVVVDNAYSDSRFDQTVDRQTGYKTRNLLSVPLFDAEGECIGAFELINKLDGDFTDDDLIAVQDFAVHTSIAIKNTLELENLVRSNQNLTERVSSGVTIIGENESIVALRGTIDRLAATELPVLILGESGTGKEVAAQALHHNGPRAAKPFVAVNCAALTESLLESELFGHEKGAFTDAQSTHIGKFELAEGGTLFLDEIGDMSLGGQAKLLRVLEQKVITRVGGTQQIPVNVRIVAATNVNLTNMVAQKKFRQDLYYRLSVVTLEIPPLRERPEDVTTLAHFFLKRFCSDAGRRTLEFTPEAEKRLRIHGWPGNVRELRNLMERVAFLAGGDRIEVEDLAFILSPSHDPYEDLSDGVGLADATNKFQREYIKRAVKRMQGNMSDAAEFLGLHRSNLYRKMRQLGMEVEEVKP, from the coding sequence ATGGAGGAATCGGTTTGGCTCAAATGGAGAGATCTTCCCTGGCTTCAACGGTCCAATTCTCACGCATCACTGATTCGAGCGTGTGAGCGAATCTTACAGCTTGAATCTCTGCCGGAGATCGTGACTGACATCGCGGCCGAATTCGGCGTCCCGCGTTGTTCCATTCTGGAACGAAGAGAAGGCTGGGAAACGATCGCAGCCCGCGGCGAACCCATCGATCTGCTTCCCGGTCCGCTCCTGAATGATGTTGTCGATCAGAATGCCGCAGTCTGGTCACGTCCAAGCGGTGAAGATGCCCACATGTATGTCGCAACAGGATCGTTGCAGCAACATGTCCTGGCATTCTCCGGTGTTCGACTCGATCCTTCACAACTCACCGACGGACTCGCGATCGCCAGAGTTGTCGGCTCGCGAATCAACGACCTCGCAAAGTTCGACAAAGCCCAGCAGACCGTTCAACGCTTACGTGCCACGAATGCACTCGCCCACACTTTCGCTGGAGAAACAGACACTCAACACCTCCTCGAACGAATCGCTGAAGAAGCTTCGAGGCTGCTTGGTGCCGACCGTGCGAGTATCTTCATCTGGGATCGCAATCAGCGAATGCTCATCGCATGTCCCGCATTGGGTGTTGAAGGCGGCAAACTCTTTCTCCCCGACAACAAAGGGATTATCGGCGAAACGATCGAATCGCAGTCGCCCGTCGTCGTTGACAACGCTTACTCCGATTCTCGTTTCGATCAAACAGTCGACCGCCAAACCGGATACAAGACACGGAATCTGCTGTCAGTCCCGCTCTTTGACGCGGAAGGGGAGTGCATTGGCGCCTTCGAATTGATCAACAAACTCGACGGCGATTTTACAGATGACGACCTGATTGCCGTTCAGGACTTTGCTGTCCACACTTCCATTGCAATCAAGAACACGCTGGAACTCGAAAACCTCGTTCGCAGCAACCAGAATCTCACTGAACGTGTCTCCAGCGGGGTCACGATCATCGGCGAGAACGAATCGATTGTCGCTCTTCGAGGGACCATCGACCGACTCGCAGCGACCGAGCTTCCCGTTCTCATTCTCGGAGAAAGCGGGACGGGAAAAGAAGTCGCCGCTCAAGCACTGCATCACAATGGCCCCAGAGCCGCCAAACCGTTTGTCGCAGTGAACTGTGCTGCGCTGACTGAGTCACTGCTTGAGAGTGAACTCTTTGGACACGAGAAAGGGGCCTTCACCGACGCACAGTCGACTCACATCGGAAAGTTCGAACTGGCCGAAGGTGGGACACTCTTTCTCGATGAAATCGGAGACATGAGCCTCGGCGGACAGGCGAAACTTTTGAGAGTTCTGGAGCAAAAGGTCATTACGCGTGTCGGCGGAACTCAGCAAATTCCCGTCAACGTGAGGATTGTCGCAGCGACGAACGTGAACCTCACCAACATGGTGGCACAGAAGAAGTTTCGACAGGATTTGTACTACCGCTTAAGTGTGGTCACGCTGGAGATTCCTCCGCTTCGAGAGCGTCCAGAAGATGTCACAACGCTCGCCCACTTCTTCCTCAAGCGATTCTGCAGTGACGCGGGACGTCGAACTCTGGAATTCACCCCGGAAGCAGAAAAGCGACTGCGGATTCACGGCTGGCCCGGCAACGTGCGTGAGCTGCGAAATCTCATGGAGCGCGTGGCCTTTCTCGCTGGGGGAGATCGAATCGAAGTCGAAGACCTCGCCTTCATCCTCAGCCCTTCACACGATCCCTACGAAGATCTCTCCGATGGCGTTGGACTCGCCGATGCGACGAACAAGTTTCAGCGCGAATACATCAAGCGAGCAGTCAAGAGGATGCAAGGGAACATGAGCGACGCCGCCGAGTTCCTCGGTCTGCACCGGTCCAACCTCTATCGGAAGATGCGACAGCTCGGCATGGAAGTCGAGGAAGTGAAGCCGTAA
- a CDS encoding RsmE family RNA methyltransferase: MADRFYYVGPWEDEVTLDGPEAHHLGTVLRRKAGEEVELFDGLGTSASGQLTEVAKRSVRIRLTSAPSQSAKNITKLTLAVAPPKRDRLQWLVEKATELGVDRFIPLITERSVVKPRPGKLERLSSTVVEACKQSGRNHLMEVAPTSSLPDLIKDSQDQNSPLLFGDVPDKQEQAQQAIKLSGPHSSVTVCIGPEGGFSPEERQLLRDSGACPVSISSNVLRVETAAIALAAVLISQIDIHFE; this comes from the coding sequence ATGGCAGATCGCTTCTACTATGTCGGGCCATGGGAAGATGAGGTCACTCTGGATGGCCCTGAAGCTCATCATCTGGGCACCGTTCTGCGAAGAAAAGCCGGTGAGGAAGTCGAACTGTTTGATGGCCTTGGAACAAGCGCTTCTGGTCAGCTCACCGAAGTTGCGAAACGCAGCGTTCGCATTCGTTTGACTTCTGCCCCTTCTCAGTCAGCGAAGAACATAACAAAGCTGACACTTGCGGTCGCTCCTCCAAAAAGGGACCGTCTGCAATGGCTCGTTGAGAAAGCGACGGAACTGGGAGTCGATCGCTTCATTCCTCTTATCACCGAGCGAAGCGTCGTCAAACCGAGACCGGGCAAACTGGAACGCTTGTCGTCGACCGTCGTCGAAGCCTGCAAGCAATCAGGCCGCAACCATTTGATGGAAGTCGCGCCCACGAGTTCACTTCCGGATCTGATCAAGGACTCCCAAGACCAAAACTCTCCTCTCTTATTCGGCGATGTGCCTGACAAACAAGAGCAAGCCCAGCAGGCCATCAAGCTGTCCGGCCCTCACAGTTCAGTCACCGTCTGTATCGGCCCGGAAGGGGGATTCAGCCCTGAGGAACGGCAACTTCTCCGAGATTCCGGTGCCTGTCCGGTATCGATTTCCTCGAACGTTTTGAGGGTCGAGACCGCTGCAATCGCTCTGGCAGCCGTTTTGATCAGTCAAATTGACATTCATTTTGAATGA
- a CDS encoding phytanoyl-CoA dioxygenase family protein, translating into MTDSSKEVLNSIHDFPLEQQALFEQNGFLVLREFVDSDVVAEMLQITQDHRRLAIEPVEYESDLHYPGAPTSRQESGGATIRRLKQAHCRGIVFTDWINSDALKSRLERLLGPRLVCPLAHHNCIMTKEPAYSSDTGWHQDIRYWSYEQPNLISVWLALGKESLENGCLQVIPESHRMSFGQHQFDSELFFRDDHPENQKLLEQRQPVELNPGDVLLFHCRTLHAATRNYSKTTKFSVVFTFRAAENSPRQGSRSASMPEMLLP; encoded by the coding sequence ATGACGGATTCATCAAAAGAGGTTCTCAATTCCATTCATGACTTTCCGCTGGAACAGCAAGCACTTTTTGAACAGAACGGTTTTCTTGTCCTTCGAGAATTTGTTGACAGCGATGTTGTTGCTGAGATGCTTCAAATCACACAAGACCATCGTCGTCTGGCGATTGAACCTGTCGAATATGAATCGGATCTGCACTACCCCGGAGCACCGACGTCCCGACAGGAGAGTGGAGGAGCGACAATACGTCGTTTGAAACAGGCGCATTGTCGCGGCATTGTCTTCACTGATTGGATCAATTCAGACGCCCTCAAGTCGCGACTTGAACGTCTGCTCGGCCCGCGGCTTGTTTGTCCGCTGGCTCATCACAATTGCATCATGACTAAAGAGCCAGCGTACAGCAGCGACACAGGCTGGCATCAAGACATTCGTTACTGGTCGTATGAACAGCCGAATCTCATCAGCGTCTGGCTGGCATTGGGGAAAGAGTCTTTGGAAAATGGATGTCTGCAGGTGATTCCGGAATCTCACCGGATGAGCTTCGGGCAACATCAGTTCGACAGCGAATTGTTCTTCCGAGATGATCATCCGGAGAATCAAAAACTCCTCGAGCAGCGGCAACCTGTTGAACTGAATCCGGGAGATGTTCTGTTGTTCCATTGCCGGACGCTGCATGCTGCGACTCGCAACTATTCCAAGACCACCAAGTTCTCCGTTGTCTTCACGTTTCGGGCAGCGGAAAATTCTCCCCGCCAAGGATCGCGTTCAGCATCCATGCCGGAGATGCTTCTTCCATGA
- a CDS encoding BON domain-containing protein: protein MLLPRKWALSLGLLAAIPTVSVAGPFDLLQPQSSAEQASSPAEGSSKTENQRVAEEIAKSLKRANLVHKDVAIQFESGTATISGQIKDEAQRAAVSRIVGRVDGVQNVQNQLSLMGSTPAAPVSQPQTAMAQQPAGAPSQVQPVSYAQSAQNNQEVAQNIAGALSSVGMSGYDIEIRYKNGVASLIGTVDGPEQAMRAHQAAASVPGVHQVMNRLTVAGQPAPGAPGGAPQFGPTGPGQPQFGGPGQMPYGPPQGAPIQQVQGYAPGPQGAPQAYGPNPGNVQQMGHKVYNSPNMPSNAWPAYAQYDNYSAVTYPSQYDASAWPYIGPYYPYPQVPLGWRKSTLSWEDGSWNLEFDSRTDRWWWFMNPKNW, encoded by the coding sequence ATGCTTCTGCCAAGGAAATGGGCGCTGAGTCTCGGATTGTTGGCAGCAATCCCGACCGTTTCAGTTGCTGGCCCATTCGATCTTTTGCAACCTCAATCCAGTGCAGAGCAAGCCTCGTCACCGGCAGAAGGTTCTTCGAAGACCGAGAATCAGCGCGTTGCCGAAGAGATTGCGAAATCTCTAAAGAGAGCAAACCTCGTACACAAAGACGTTGCCATTCAGTTCGAGTCCGGAACGGCAACAATCAGCGGACAGATTAAAGACGAAGCACAGCGAGCAGCTGTGTCACGAATCGTTGGACGCGTTGACGGTGTTCAAAACGTTCAAAACCAGTTGAGCCTGATGGGTTCAACTCCTGCTGCTCCAGTCAGCCAGCCTCAGACAGCAATGGCTCAACAGCCAGCTGGGGCACCATCTCAAGTCCAACCGGTTTCGTACGCTCAAAGCGCACAGAACAATCAGGAAGTCGCCCAGAACATCGCTGGTGCCCTTTCTTCTGTTGGAATGAGCGGTTACGACATCGAGATCCGTTACAAGAACGGTGTCGCGAGTCTGATCGGAACAGTTGACGGTCCAGAACAGGCCATGCGAGCACATCAGGCTGCTGCAAGCGTGCCTGGTGTCCATCAGGTCATGAACCGCCTGACAGTTGCTGGTCAGCCAGCACCGGGCGCTCCAGGTGGAGCACCACAGTTTGGCCCAACAGGTCCTGGACAACCTCAATTTGGCGGTCCTGGCCAGATGCCTTACGGTCCTCCTCAGGGAGCACCAATTCAGCAGGTTCAAGGCTACGCCCCTGGTCCTCAAGGTGCACCACAGGCTTACGGTCCTAATCCTGGAAACGTCCAGCAAATGGGCCACAAGGTCTACAATTCACCAAACATGCCAAGCAACGCATGGCCAGCATACGCTCAGTATGACAACTACTCGGCTGTGACTTATCCCAGCCAGTACGATGCCAGCGCCTGGCCGTACATCGGTCCATACTACCCATATCCCCAAGTTCCTCTGGGGTGGAGAAAATCCACACTGTCTTGGGAAGATGGAAGTTGGAACCTTGAGTTTGATTCACGGACTGACCGCTGGTGGTGGTTCATGAATCCTAAGAACTGGTAG